The Methylococcus sp. Mc7 genomic sequence GGCAACGGCTACTTGGGGAATCTGAACCTCAATCCCGAGGCGGCCTACACGGCGACTTTCACCGCCAACTGGCACGACGAACAGCAGCAGATCTGGAGCGTGACCCTGACGCCCTATTACACGCGGGTGAACGACTACATCTACGGCCAACAGATCACGCGGCAGGCCAACGGCTTCCACGGCATGCAGTTCGTCAATCTGAGCCATGCCGACATGTACGGCGGCGACTTCTCGGCCCGCTACGCCTTCCTGCCGGAATCGCCGGCCGGCAGCTTCGCGGCCAAGGTGGTCGCGGCCTATGTCCGTGGCGTGGGCAACGACGGCCAGCGCTCGATGGGCTGCCCCTACGTGGGGACCTCACTGGCGAGCTTGTGCAATAACAATCAGCAATTCTGGCCGGTCAACGGCTTTCTGGCGCCGACGTCGGTCAACCTCTACCACATGATGCCGCTGAACGCGACCGTGTCGCTGGAGCACAGCATCCCCGCCGGTTCGGCCGTGGTCGACAGCGCGATTTCGGTGAACCTGGTGGACAGCAAGACCGCGGTGGCCGATGCCTACGCCGAACCGACCACGCCGGGCTACGTCCTGCTCAACCTGCGGACCAGCTACCAGCGTGAGCACCTCAGGGTGGACGTGGGCGCCGACAACCTGCTCAACAAGCTCTACTACCATCCGCTGGGAGGCGTGGACATCGTCGAAAGCGATAAGGCTAAGGCCGTGGTCAGGCTCCCGGCCATCGGCCGGTCGGTGTACGTGTCGCTGAACCTGGAGTTCTGAGCGGGCGTCTTGCCGCAGCAGCCATGGCCGCAGTTCCCCTCGCCCAGACCGACTCGAAGAGCAGCGGAGCTGACTCCCTGTATCGCCCCGGCAGTGCGATTCTGCTGATCGTGTGCCTGGCGCATCTGGGTGTCTGGTGGAGTTACCGGCAGTTGAAGCTGCTGGAACCGGAAGCGCGGCCGGCGCAGCCCATCGAGGTGTCGCTGGAAATGATCGCCCCGGCGCCGAAGCCGGCGGAGCCCGCCGCCCAGCCCGCGCCCGCTCCGACCGCGCCGCCCAAGCCGGTCCCCCCGCCCAAACCCAAGCCCGTCGCCAAGCCGAAGCCCGTGGCCAGGACCCTGCCCAAGCCGCTCCCGGTCCAGCCCGAGCGGACGGTGGGGGACGCCGCGCCGCGGAGCGAGTCTGCCGCGCCGTCTTCCGAAACCTCGTCCGCCGCGCGCGGCGAAGGCGTGGCAAGCGGGAGCGGTACGTCCGTACCCGCATCGACTCCCGCGAATTTCAGCGCGAACTATCTGCACAATCCCGTGCCCGACTACCCGGCATTCGCCAGGAAGCAGCGCTGGCAGGGGAAGGTG encodes the following:
- a CDS encoding energy transducer TonB codes for the protein MAAVPLAQTDSKSSGADSLYRPGSAILLIVCLAHLGVWWSYRQLKLLEPEARPAQPIEVSLEMIAPAPKPAEPAAQPAPAPTAPPKPVPPPKPKPVAKPKPVARTLPKPLPVQPERTVGDAAPRSESAAPSSETSSAARGEGVASGSGTSVPASTPANFSANYLHNPVPDYPAFARKQRWQGKVTMKVHVMPTGLPAEVELQNSSGHDILDESAMETVRRWRFVPATKGGKAVASWVVVPLEFSLTR